The following proteins come from a genomic window of Aequorivita marisscotiae:
- a CDS encoding OmpH family outer membrane protein, giving the protein MKFLKIAIFFISISTFAQSKVGAVDVEYILSKMPELENVKTQLETYGKQLDIDLNKKIDEYKVLAEGYKAGEATFTPTQKKEKQTELMTLEADIQKFQQNGAKLLEIKRQESLKPLYRKIGVALEKVAKAQGYTQVMQTTQDVVFLDPNYDLTMPILAELGISVTADDEEGK; this is encoded by the coding sequence ATGAAATTTCTTAAAATCGCTATATTCTTTATTAGCATCTCCACATTCGCCCAAAGTAAAGTAGGCGCGGTAGATGTAGAGTATATTCTATCTAAAATGCCAGAATTGGAAAATGTAAAAACCCAATTAGAAACTTATGGCAAACAATTAGATATTGATCTCAATAAAAAAATTGACGAATACAAAGTTTTGGCCGAAGGCTATAAAGCCGGTGAAGCTACTTTTACGCCAACCCAGAAAAAAGAAAAACAAACCGAACTGATGACTTTGGAAGCCGATATCCAAAAATTTCAACAAAATGGCGCCAAACTGTTGGAAATAAAGCGTCAAGAGAGCCTTAAACCGCTTTATAGAAAAATAGGTGTAGCTTTGGAAAAAGTGGCGAAAGCACAAGGTTATACTCAGGTAATGCAAACAACGCAAGACGTGGTTTTTCTAGATCCAAATTACGATCTTACCATGCCCATTTTGGCCGAATTGGGCATTAGTGTTACAGCCGATGATGAAGAAGGAAAATAA
- a CDS encoding DinB family protein encodes MKTFFKDKFEYTHHCNQQLIKLLLKNPTVYQNKISALTSHILNAHHIWNHRIFGVAPALSVWQNLEINHLKKIDAENATHSLQLLKQKELSNTINYTNSKGQEYTNTVSNLLFHIINHSTYHRGQLMSFLKLENVEPIVTDYIFYKR; translated from the coding sequence ATGAAAACTTTCTTTAAAGATAAATTTGAATATACCCATCATTGCAATCAGCAATTAATTAAACTGTTGCTTAAAAACCCGACGGTTTATCAAAACAAGATAAGCGCCCTAACCAGCCATATCCTCAACGCCCATCATATTTGGAACCACAGAATATTTGGGGTTGCACCGGCCCTTTCAGTTTGGCAAAATCTGGAAATAAATCACTTGAAAAAAATTGATGCCGAAAACGCAACACACAGCTTACAGCTACTTAAGCAAAAAGAATTAAGCAACACAATTAATTATACCAATAGCAAAGGGCAAGAATATACCAATACTGTTAGCAACCTACTGTTTCATATTATAAACCACAGCACGTATCACCGAGGACAACTAATGAGTTTTTTAAAACTTGAAAATGTGGAACCTATTGTTACAGACTATATTTTTTACAAACGATAA
- a CDS encoding peptidylprolyl isomerase gives MKNFLSLFILVLLSATAVVAQNKKEVLMTINDEPVYTSEFKRVYKKNLDLVQDESQKDIDGYLQLFIDYKLKIAEAQAQGLDKESAYKSEFSKYRDQLSRNYLFEDKVTEELAKEAFERSKFEIDASHILIRVDYESAPQDTLAAYNKMKTIRERALKGEDFGELAKTFSEEPGAKERAGALGYFTVFNMVYPFETEAYNTKPGEISNIVRTSFGYHLIKVNDRRAKMPKIVVSHIMISDKKGARNFNPEERINELYTMLKQGESFESLAKQFSDDKNSAVKGGKLKAFTKGDLRAPEFEEAAYALKNIGEISKPIKTDFGWHIIRLDEKLPMETFEEQRLSLEKRVSEGDRSKLVTTATNNKIKEKYGYKKEANFLSYFTNYVSDEVLKRKWKMEPIPTAEDKTLFTIGDKAVKFSDFANFIDARQKTTRLFRQKDALLVELYDEFETEQLKEYFKDKLKDDNEEYAAVLTEYRDGLLIFDVMNKNIWNKAKEDTLAVQEYYAKTKDNYKWKQRVDAEIYAATSDGFAKQIQTMLAQGKTSEEIKAALNTEDKVNVLITPGIFEIDQSELPTNLAIKEGVSDIYPSNDSFVVVFVKEVLASGYKTLDEVKGKVLSNYQTDLEKSWMESLRKKYTVKVDKKALKHVKRELK, from the coding sequence ATGAAAAATTTTCTTTCCCTATTTATTTTGGTCCTTTTGAGTGCCACCGCGGTAGTTGCACAAAATAAAAAGGAAGTGTTGATGACCATAAACGATGAGCCGGTTTATACCAGCGAATTTAAGCGCGTTTATAAAAAGAACCTCGACCTTGTTCAAGACGAATCGCAAAAAGACATAGATGGCTATTTGCAACTTTTTATAGATTACAAATTAAAAATTGCCGAGGCACAAGCGCAAGGCTTAGACAAAGAAAGTGCCTATAAAAGTGAGTTTTCCAAATATCGCGACCAGCTTTCAAGAAACTATTTATTTGAAGATAAGGTAACCGAAGAATTGGCAAAGGAAGCATTTGAACGCAGTAAATTTGAAATTGATGCTTCGCATATATTAATCCGTGTAGATTATGAATCTGCGCCACAGGATACACTGGCGGCCTACAACAAAATGAAGACGATTCGCGAAAGAGCATTAAAAGGCGAAGATTTTGGCGAGTTGGCAAAAACGTTTTCCGAAGAACCTGGGGCCAAAGAACGAGCGGGCGCATTGGGCTATTTTACGGTTTTTAATATGGTTTACCCTTTTGAAACCGAAGCATATAATACAAAACCGGGCGAAATTTCGAATATTGTCCGTACCAGTTTTGGATATCACCTTATAAAAGTAAACGACCGCAGAGCCAAAATGCCGAAGATTGTTGTGTCGCATATTATGATTTCAGATAAAAAGGGTGCGCGCAACTTCAATCCAGAGGAACGCATCAACGAGCTTTACACTATGCTTAAGCAAGGCGAATCTTTTGAAAGTTTGGCAAAACAATTTTCTGACGATAAAAATTCCGCAGTAAAAGGAGGAAAGCTAAAAGCCTTTACCAAAGGCGATCTTCGCGCTCCCGAATTTGAGGAGGCGGCGTACGCCCTCAAAAACATTGGCGAAATTAGCAAGCCCATAAAAACAGATTTTGGCTGGCATATTATCCGTTTGGATGAAAAGTTACCGATGGAAACATTTGAGGAGCAAAGACTGAGTTTGGAGAAAAGAGTTTCGGAAGGCGACCGTTCAAAATTGGTAACCACTGCTACCAACAATAAAATAAAGGAAAAGTACGGTTATAAAAAAGAAGCCAACTTTCTTTCGTATTTTACAAATTATGTAAGCGACGAAGTACTAAAAAGAAAATGGAAAATGGAACCAATTCCAACGGCTGAAGATAAAACCCTCTTTACCATTGGCGATAAAGCCGTAAAGTTTTCAGATTTTGCAAACTTTATAGATGCCCGTCAAAAAACCACAAGACTTTTTAGACAGAAAGATGCCCTGCTTGTTGAACTTTACGATGAATTTGAAACAGAGCAATTAAAAGAATACTTTAAAGATAAATTAAAAGACGACAATGAAGAGTATGCCGCTGTGCTTACGGAATACCGCGACGGCCTTTTGATTTTTGACGTAATGAATAAAAATATTTGGAATAAAGCCAAGGAAGACACCCTGGCCGTTCAGGAATATTACGCAAAAACCAAAGATAATTATAAGTGGAAACAGCGCGTTGATGCCGAAATTTATGCCGCTACTTCTGACGGTTTCGCAAAGCAAATTCAAACAATGCTCGCGCAAGGCAAAACTTCCGAAGAAATAAAAGCAGCGCTAAATACCGAAGACAAAGTAAATGTTTTAATAACTCCCGGTATTTTTGAAATAGACCAATCAGAATTGCCAACCAATTTGGCAATAAAAGAAGGGGTTTCCGATATTTACCCGAGTAATGATTCTTTTGTCGTGGTTTTTGTAAAAGAGGTGCTCGCTTCTGGTTACAAAACTTTAGACGAAGTGAAGGGAAAAGTATTGAGCAATTATCAAACCGATTTGGAAAAATCTTGGATGGAAAGCCTTCGAAAAAAATACACCGTTAAAGTAGATAAAAAAGCTTTAAAACACGTTAAAAGAGAATTGAAGTGA